CCTGATTCAATCTGAAATGATACCCCCTTCAGCGCCCAGAATCCATCCTCCGGTGGAGTACGATGTAATATCTTAAATGGTGCTTTTAATGAATTGACAATCGCATCGCGAAGTGTGTGATATTGTTCCTGCAGTCCGCCAATGGCGTATTTCTTGCCGAGATGGCTGACACGGATGGCGATATTATAGGACGACATACTTCAATAAATCCATTTTTGTTGGTTTTTATAAACCTATATTATAATCGGTAGTAGGTGATCCCATTTTCTTCTGCAGTTGTCTTGGCAATCATTCCACGGACATCAACGAGAAGGGGGTGGGCATTCATCAGGTTGTGGATGTAATCAATATTCATCGTTCTGAATGCATTATGCGCGACAGCAACGATAATAGCATCCACTTTTCTATCAAGTTCCGGAAGCGGTATTGCGCCGAATTTTTGGATGATGCTATCGGGCAACAGTGGATCATAACCGTACACATGAACGCCAAACTCTTTTAATTCCTTTACCATCTCTTCAACTGGGGATTCCCGGGTATCCGGAACATTTTCCTTATAGGTAAGCCCCATAATCAGGACACTCGATCCTTTGATAACTTTCCCTGCATTATTCAGCCCCTTGACCGCCATATCTGCAACATACTTGGGCATGGAATCATTGATTGAACGGCCTGCAAGAATTACCTGGGGATGATACCCGTATTCCTGTGCACGGGCAACAAGATAGTACGGATCGACGGGGATACAATGCCCGCCAACAAGACCCGGGGTAAAATGCATGAAGTTCCATTTCGTGCCGGCAGCTTCCAGAACATCTGCCGTATTGATACCGAGGCGGTGGAAAATAACCGTAAGTTCATTCATCAGCGCGATATTGAGATCCCTTTGGATATTCTCGATCACCTTTGCTGCTTCGGCAACCTGAATACTTCTTGCACGGTATACGGTTGTCACGTTCCCATACAGTATGGCGAGATCATCTAGTGTCTCATTATCCATGCCGGCGACAATCTTGATAATCTTTGCGAGTTCGTGTGCATCATCTCCAGGATTGATCCGTTCTGGAGAATATCCAATCCTGAACCCTTCCCCGCATTTCATACCGGATTCTTTCTCAAGGATAGGAAGGACGATCTCTTCTGTCACTCCCGGGTAAACCGTGGATTCAAGGACGACGGTTGCCCCTTTTTTCAGATGCCTGCCGGCAATTTCCACGGCGCCCCGGACCGGTGAGAGATCGGGCTGTTTGTTTTTTGTCACCGGTGTCGGGACACAAATCAGAATATAATCCGCGTTGTGAATCTCTTCGGGATTGCTGGTAGCATGAATTTTTGATCCGGATTTTTGTATTTGATCAATTTTGTTCCGATCAATATCAAACCCAATCGTCTCTACGTGCTGAGAAAACGCTTCAGCGAGAGGATAGCCGACATATCCAAGACCGATTACACATACCGTTACTTTGTCATCCTGTCCTGATACCATTGTATAGTCTCCTGTAATCCAGTCTTCACTGTGTATCGGGGATGATACCCGAAAGCTTCACGAGCACGGGAACTATCCGCGAGCGAATCATGAATATCCCCTGGGCGTGCCGGCTCGTAGACCGGAGTTGTCCTGATTCCGGTAATATCCATAATGAGTTCGGCAAGGGAGTTAAGATCAATCTGTTGGCCATACGCGATGTTGTATAATCCTTCAGCCGTGCTCCCCATCCCCCGAACATTTGCTTCTGCGACATCTTTCACGTAGGTAAAATCACGGGTTTGTGTACCATCGCCAAAGATGATCGGATGCTCGTGAGCAAGGATGCGGGTGATGAATTTCGGGATGACCGCAGCATAATCTGATTTTGGATCCTGTCGAGGACCAAAGACGTTGAAATACCGGAATGAAAGGGTCTTGAGTCCATAAAGTTCAGAGAAAACCCGTAAATACTCTTCGCCGGCATGTTTTGATACCGCGTAGGGAGATTTCGGACTGGGACACATGGATTCCTTTTTTGGGAGAGTCGGGGTGTCACCATATACGGAAGAAGAAGAAGCAAAGACAACTTTTTTCACACCTGCATCGCGTGCTGCCACAAGTATATTTAATGTTCCGGTTATATTAGCCTCATTGGTGGCAATAGGATTATTCACCGATCGTGCAACCGATGCAATAGCTGCTTCATGAAATATACCGTCAACGGATTCACATGCCGTTTTAAGCGTTGCCCTGTCTGTAATACTTCCGTGAATAAAGCGAATTTTTTTAATCCCTTCAAGGTGAAAAATATTTTCTTCCCTGCCGGAAAAAAAGTTATCGAGAATTATGATCTCATGACCGCATTCAGAGAGATTATCAACAATATGGGAACCAATAAATCCGGCTCCGCCCGTAACGAGATATTTCATATGATCCGTCTCAAAGATCTGATTGGGATTGTAATAATAGATTCCCTCCGTGTGCGGTAACTGTTGGATAATTTTAATTTAAATTTATTTTGAAAAATTCGATATAGTTGGTGTGACTATCAGATAACATGGAACTGTTCCCAGGGAGTTATCTATAATTTTAAACGATGTCCGCGTAATACTGCTCCATCCTACGGAAATAGAACATCCCGGAAACCAGCAGAACCACAACAACCCCAACGGAAACAAATATCATCGCTCCTGGAATTTCCGTACCTAGTAATGCCCACCGGAATCCTTCAATCACACCAGCCATTGGGTTCAGGCCATACAAGGGACGTATCGCTTCAGGGATCATGCTTGCAGGGTAGACAACCGGTGACGCATACATCCAGAGCTGAATGATGAAGGGGACCGTATACTGGAAATCCCGGTACTTGACATTCAGCGCTGAAAGCCAGAGCCCGATACCCAGTGAGGTAGCAAGTGCAAGCAGGATAAACAGGGGAAGGAAAACGACATTGATGGTTGGCACAAAACCATAGTATGCCATCATCAGGATAAGAATTGAAATGGAAACGGCAAAGTCCACAACCGGGGAGAGTATGCCAGAAATCGGCATGATTAGCCGGGGGAAGTACACCTTTGTCATGATGTTTGCATTT
The sequence above is drawn from the Methanomicrobiales archaeon HGW-Methanomicrobiales-1 genome and encodes:
- a CDS encoding nucleotide sugar dehydrogenase, with product MVSGQDDKVTVCVIGLGYVGYPLAEAFSQHVETIGFDIDRNKIDQIQKSGSKIHATSNPEEIHNADYILICVPTPVTKNKQPDLSPVRGAVEIAGRHLKKGATVVLESTVYPGVTEEIVLPILEKESGMKCGEGFRIGYSPERINPGDDAHELAKIIKIVAGMDNETLDDLAILYGNVTTVYRARSIQVAEAAKVIENIQRDLNIALMNELTVIFHRLGINTADVLEAAGTKWNFMHFTPGLVGGHCIPVDPYYLVARAQEYGYHPQVILAGRSINDSMPKYVADMAVKGLNNAGKVIKGSSVLIMGLTYKENVPDTRESPVEEMVKELKEFGVHVYGYDPLLPDSIIQKFGAIPLPELDRKVDAIIVAVAHNAFRTMNIDYIHNLMNAHPLLVDVRGMIAKTTAEENGITYYRL
- a CDS encoding phosphate ABC transporter permease yields the protein MTESEHVQDSPPTLIIRPPRKWVPVDLHELWNYRELLTSFTIRDIKIRYKQTALGFLWAIIQPLFMMVIFTVIFGGFAKIPSEGIPYPLFSFAALLPWMLFSEGLTRSTMSMVANANIMTKVYFPRLIMPISGILSPVVDFAVSISILILMMAYYGFVPTINVVFLPLFILLALATSLGIGLWLSALNVKYRDFQYTVPFIIQLWMYASPVVYPASMIPEAIRPLYGLNPMAGVIEGFRWALLGTEIPGAMIFVSVGVVVVLLVSGMFYFRRMEQYYADIV
- a CDS encoding GDP-mannose 4,6-dehydratase; its protein translation is MKYLVTGGAGFIGSHIVDNLSECGHEIIILDNFFSGREENIFHLEGIKKIRFIHGSITDRATLKTACESVDGIFHEAAIASVARSVNNPIATNEANITGTLNILVAARDAGVKKVVFASSSSVYGDTPTLPKKESMCPSPKSPYAVSKHAGEEYLRVFSELYGLKTLSFRYFNVFGPRQDPKSDYAAVIPKFITRILAHEHPIIFGDGTQTRDFTYVKDVAEANVRGMGSTAEGLYNIAYGQQIDLNSLAELIMDITGIRTTPVYEPARPGDIHDSLADSSRAREAFGYHPRYTVKTGLQETIQWYQDRMTK